In a single window of the Labrus mixtus chromosome 20, fLabMix1.1, whole genome shotgun sequence genome:
- the grap2a gene encoding GRB2-related adapter protein 2a: MEARGKFDFTATAADELSFRKGDILKILSPQDEWYKAEMSGNEGVVPKNYIEIQTPRWFQENASRGAAEEILRFKDVGDFVIRGCQSSPGDFSISVKHESDVQHFKVMKDNKGQYFLWSEKFTSLNKLVEFYKTTSISKTREIYLNDGSSESRSPSVAQSLKRGSLPEKHTTAAAVAAPRRASDQPHNQLAMRAGLEERAHTIGHTGRSSPINSAFPSRRISETMPLPQRAPSLQVKALYDFRAEEDDELGFCAGDIIEVVDRSDASWWRGRLRGKSGLFPANYTKQQ; encoded by the exons ATGGAggccagagggaaatttgatttcACTGCAACAGCAGCCGACGAGCTCAGCTTCAGAAAGGGAGACATACTGAAG atttTAAGCCCACAGGATGAGTGGTACAAAGCAGAGATGAGCGGAAACGAAGGAGTTGTTCCAAAAAACTATATTGAAATACAGACCCCGAG gtggttTCAGGAGAACGCGAGTCGAGGTGCTGCGGAGGAAATCCTGAGGTTCAAAGACGTGGGGGACTTTGTGATCCGAGGGTGTCAGAGCTCCCCTGGAGACTTCTCCATCTCTGTAAA ACATGAGAGCGACGTCCAGCACTTCAAGGTGATGAAGGACAACAAAGGTCAGTACTTCCTGTGGTCGGAGAAGTTCACCTCCCTGAACAAGCTGGTGGAATTTTACAAGACCACGTCCATCTCCAAAACCAGAGAGATCTACCTGAACGACGGCAGCTCGGAGAGCAGGAGCCCGTCCGTGGCTCAGTCG TTGAAGAGGGGAAGTTTACCTGAGAAGCATACCACAGCTGCAGCTGTAGCTGCACCTCGCAGGGCTTCAGATCAACCTCACAACCAGCTG GCTATGAGAGCAGGTCTTGAGGAGCGAGCTCACACCATCGGTCACACAGGAAGAAGCAGCCCCATCAATTCTGCTTTTCCTTCCCGCCGCATATCTGAAACCATGCCCCTCCCCCAG AGGGCGCCCTCGCTGCAGGTCAAAGCGCTGTACGACTTCAGAGCAGAGGAAGACGACGAGCTGGGTTTCTGCGCCGGTGACATCATCGAGGTCGTAGACCGCTCTGACGCCTCGTGGTGGAGAGGACGACTGCGAGGGAAGAGCGGGCTGTTTCCTGCCAACTACACCAAACAGCAGTGA